The following proteins are encoded in a genomic region of Gossypium hirsutum isolate 1008001.06 chromosome D05, Gossypium_hirsutum_v2.1, whole genome shotgun sequence:
- the LOC107906233 gene encoding serine/threonine-protein phosphatase 6 regulatory subunit 3 isoform X5 codes for MEVLVRLVAADDHVYPNFSDVMQWLADSNLLEMIVDKLSPSCAPEVHANAAETLCAITRNVPSALATKLSSPSFVARIFGHALEDSHSKSGLVNSLSVCISLLDPKRSAINSPLMYSFRNQLMYEPPIPVNSETINAMLPQLGDLLMLLNVSSDEKILPTTYGELRPPLGKHRLKIVEFIAVLLRTGNEAAQNELVNSGAIRRVLDLFFEYPYNNALHHHVESIVLSCLESKNDAIVDHLLQECDLIGKFLQTDKHQILSSDSNQPTLVAAGKRATRVGNIGHITRISNKLVQLGCSNSRIQACLQENSEWNEWQAKVLQERNAVENVYRWACGRPTSLQDRTRDNDEDDLHDRDYDVAALANNLSQAFRYRMHGNDDNEEQGALDRDDEDVYFDDESAEVVISSLRLGDEQGSLFTNSNWFAFQDDRTGNAPAATSPPEVMTEMNFNGTANGGNSSSDDEVVVGEEDELNENSQSVNSTSTSDVMNEFNNFMSRGDLSPQGEKANATQDMGFFRFETTENELFGDRSLPEWVRWGEYSDLQVGGSSKNPFLDDDSSDVNLPSQTETMVTDVAPPLNGESVLPSGSSDSMDLSEGSEGSDTNQKSPPSVPSLFEEDVEFVGVELEGTEKAMEQALKEGIVGEAGPLKRSSVPKVPEKENPDDDGAGMQEFNDSNYWRVDQEVSVSE; via the exons ATGGAG GTTTTGGTTCGGTTAGTAGCTGCTGATGATCATGTTTATCCAAATTTTTCGGATGTAATGCAATGGTTAGCTGATAGCAATTTGCTGGAAATGATTGTGGATAAATTGAGTCCATCA TGTGCTCCTGAAGTTCATGCTAATGCGGCAGAAACATTATGTGCAATAACTCGGAATGTGCCATCAGCATTAGCCACAAAACTCTCTAGTCCAAG CTTTGTTGCAAGGATATTTGGTCATGCATTGGAAGATTCACATTCCAAATCTGGCCTTGTAAACTCACTCTCAGTTTGCATCTCATTGTTGGATCCAAAAAGATCAGCAATTAATTCTCCCTTGATGTATTCTTTCCGAAATCAACTTATGTATGAGCCTCCAATCCCTGTAAATTCAGAGACTATCAATGCAATGCTGCCTCAGCTTG GTGACTTGCTCATGCTTTTGAATGTGTCATCTGATGAGAAAATTTTGCCTACCACTTATGGAGAATTGAGGCCACCTCTCGGGAAGCATCGTCTAAAG ATTGTGGAGTTCATTGCGGTGCTGTTGAGAACTGGAAATGAAGCTGCACAGAATGAATTGGTCAACTCAGGAGCTATTCGACGAGTTCTTGATCTTTTCTTTGA GTACCCATACAACAATGCATTACACCATCATGTGGAGAGTATAGTATTATCTTGTTTGGAAAGCAAGAATGATGCTATAGTTGATCATCTTCTTCAAGAATGTGATTTGATTGGGAAGTTTCTCCAAACTGACAAACATCAAATTCTTTCCAGTGACAGTAATCAG CCAACTTTAGTTGCTGCTGGAAAACGTGCAACACGGGTTGGGAACATTGGGCACATTACACGTATCTCAAATAAACTTGTACAGTTGGGATGCAGCAACAGCCGCATTCAGGCATGTCTACAG GAAAATAGTGAATGGAATGAATGGCAAGCTAAGGTTCTGCAAGAGCGTAATGCAGTTGAAAATGTTTATAGATGGGCTTGTGG CCGTCCAACATCATTGCAAGACAGAACGAGGGATAATGATGAAGATGATCTTCATGATAGAGATTATGATGTTGCAGCTTTAGCAAATAACCTAAGCCAGGCTTTCAGATACAGAATGCATGGGAATGATGATAATGAA GAGCAAGGTGCTCTTGATCGAGATGATGAG GATGTATACTTTGATGATGAATCTGCTGAGGTGGTCATATCATCCTTGAGGCTTGGTGATGAACAAGGAAG CCTGTTCACAAATTCCAACTGGTTTGCATTCCAAGATGACAGAACCGGTAATGCACCTGCGGCCACATCCCCCCCAGAGGTGATGACTGAGATGAACTTTAATGGCACTGCAAATGGTGGTAACAGCAGTAGTGATGATGAAGTGGTAGTTGGAGAGGAAGATGAGTTGAATGAAAACAGCCAGTCAGTGAATAGCACGTCTACTTCAGATGTGATGAACgaatttaacaattttatgaGCCGTGGAGACTTGAGTCCACAAGGGGAGAAAGCCAATGCTACTCAAGATATGGGATTCTTCAGGTTTGAGACAACAGAAAACGAGTTATTTGGAGACAGGTCTTTACCTGAGTGGGTGAGATGGGGAGAATATTCAGACTTGCAAGTAGGTGGTTCAAGCAAGAATCCGTTTCTTGATGATGACAGCTCAGATGTCAACCTACCCAGCCAAACTGAGACAATGGTAACCGATGTTGCCCCCCCCTTAAATGGGGAATCTGTACTTCCAAGTGGTTCCTCAGATTCCATGGATTTAAGTGAAGGATCAGAGGGCAGTGATACAAATCAGAAATCTCCACCATCGGTGCCCTCTTTGTTTGAAGAGGATGTTGAATTTGTAGGTGTGGAATTAGAAGGTACAGAGAAGGCAATGGAACAAGCATTAAAAGAAGGGATAGTTGGGGAAGCAGGGCCGTTGAAGAGGAGCAGTGTTCCAAAGGTACCGGAAAAGGAGAATCCTGATGATGATGGAGCTGGAATGCAGGAGTTTAATGATTCAAACTATTGGAGGGTTGATCAAGAGGTTTCTGTTTCAGAATAA